In a single window of the Methanorbis furvi genome:
- a CDS encoding NAD(P)/FAD-dependent oxidoreductase: protein MVVGAGPAGAMAAKEAAARGASVLLVEKRPAVGSPVRCAEGIVTKDLLEFVTPDPKWVSAVIKRAKFTGPDGTGFLISGKSGDEVLGYTLDRKIFDRELVMRAADAGVEVAVHARAVPFVEGNRIAGAVIHQHGVSHTVRAKVVIAADGIESKFTKAAGIDTTVPLADLDSCAQYLVTDIDIDPEMNVFFWSNAECPHGYIWIFPKGQRTANIGIGIPGTMSGDGHRAKDYLDRYMEKHFPNGKVTELVVGGVSTCRPLSCTVADSLIVCGDAARMSDPFTGGGIYQALFSGQLAGRTAAETVAAGDCSKSALMVYDGAWRSSRMGKFLSRSYLIKDVFFRMDDTMLAEVIKSVPDLHLSEVTVPSVLAAMLKNNPWIAVKFPKLLLHRK, encoded by the coding sequence GTGGTAGTCGGCGCAGGGCCTGCGGGTGCGATGGCTGCGAAGGAGGCGGCGGCACGCGGAGCGTCTGTTCTTCTTGTGGAGAAACGTCCGGCGGTCGGATCTCCGGTCCGGTGTGCGGAAGGGATTGTGACCAAGGATCTTTTGGAGTTTGTCACGCCTGATCCGAAATGGGTCTCCGCAGTTATCAAACGGGCGAAGTTTACGGGTCCGGATGGTACCGGTTTTCTTATCTCCGGCAAGTCCGGTGATGAGGTGCTTGGGTATACGCTGGATCGGAAAATTTTTGATCGCGAGCTGGTGATGCGTGCGGCTGATGCGGGTGTTGAGGTTGCGGTGCATGCACGGGCGGTGCCGTTTGTTGAAGGGAACCGCATTGCAGGAGCAGTGATTCATCAGCACGGTGTTTCGCACACGGTTCGTGCGAAGGTCGTGATTGCGGCGGATGGTATTGAGTCGAAGTTTACGAAGGCTGCGGGTATTGATACAACGGTGCCGCTCGCTGATCTTGATTCCTGTGCACAGTATCTGGTGACTGATATTGATATTGATCCTGAGATGAATGTCTTTTTCTGGAGTAATGCTGAGTGCCCGCACGGTTATATCTGGATTTTTCCGAAAGGCCAAAGGACGGCGAACATTGGTATTGGAATTCCCGGGACGATGTCAGGCGACGGTCACCGTGCGAAGGATTATCTTGACCGGTATATGGAGAAGCATTTTCCAAACGGTAAGGTGACCGAGCTGGTTGTCGGCGGTGTTTCAACATGTAGGCCACTTTCCTGTACGGTTGCGGATTCTTTGATCGTCTGCGGCGATGCTGCCCGGATGTCTGATCCGTTTACGGGCGGCGGAATTTATCAGGCGCTGTTTTCAGGACAGCTTGCGGGTCGTACTGCTGCTGAGACTGTTGCTGCGGGTGACTGTTCAAAGAGTGCGCTGATGGTGTATGATGGTGCGTGGCGGTCCAGCAGGATGGGGAAATTTTTGTCGCGGTCGTATCTGATTAAGGATGTGTTTTTCCGTATGGATGATACGATGCTTGCTGAGGTCATCAAGTCGGTTCCGGATCTTCATCTGAGTGAGGTGACGGTGCCGTCGGTGCTTGCGGCGATGCTGAAGAATAATCCCTGGATTGCGGTGAAGTTTCCGAAGCTGCTTTTACATCGGAAATAA
- a CDS encoding NAD(P)/FAD-dependent oxidoreductase translates to MKETYDVLVVGGGPGGALAAKAAAEAGLSVLLVEKRPAIGAPVRCAEGIGKEALAEFIAADPKWISADIERAVLVGPDGTRFTIGGEAAGGKVGYVLDRKIFDRELIWRAAEAGAEIQVHARASAPIIIEGKLSGAIIHQHGKTYEVRAKVVIAADGVESKFAKWSGIDTTVPLWELETCAQYIVNDIDFDCKANVFHVSNEACPWGYIWIFPKGPRCANIGIGIAGTKSGEGHRAKDYLDKYLAKEFPNGKVTELIVGGVSVCKPLECTVADNLIVVGDAARLSDPITGGGIYNAMYTGNLAGNIAATAIKNGDTSKKALMIYDKTWRNGPVGTTLARNYAVKESFIKMDDKKLNSIVHSMSDLKIDDLSVKKLVLAIFKANPWLALELPHLLKAL, encoded by the coding sequence ATGAAGGAAACATACGACGTTTTGGTTGTGGGCGGAGGTCCGGGCGGCGCTCTTGCGGCAAAGGCCGCAGCTGAAGCCGGACTGTCCGTTCTCCTTGTGGAGAAGCGTCCTGCCATTGGTGCCCCGGTCCGCTGTGCGGAGGGTATCGGCAAGGAGGCTCTTGCTGAGTTTATTGCTGCGGATCCGAAATGGATATCTGCTGATATTGAACGTGCAGTGCTTGTTGGTCCGGACGGAACAAGGTTCACGATCGGCGGCGAGGCTGCCGGCGGTAAAGTTGGATATGTACTTGACCGCAAAATCTTCGACCGCGAACTTATCTGGCGTGCGGCTGAGGCAGGTGCTGAGATTCAGGTACATGCACGTGCGTCTGCACCAATTATTATCGAAGGAAAACTTTCGGGCGCGATCATTCACCAGCACGGCAAGACCTATGAGGTGCGTGCAAAGGTTGTGATTGCAGCTGACGGTGTTGAGTCGAAGTTTGCGAAATGGTCAGGCATTGATACAACCGTTCCGCTCTGGGAACTGGAAACCTGTGCCCAGTATATTGTCAATGATATTGACTTTGACTGTAAGGCAAATGTGTTCCATGTCTCCAATGAAGCATGTCCCTGGGGATATATCTGGATTTTCCCGAAAGGCCCCCGGTGTGCGAACATTGGTATCGGTATTGCCGGAACAAAGTCCGGCGAAGGCCACCGTGCAAAGGATTATCTTGACAAGTATCTCGCAAAAGAGTTCCCGAACGGCAAAGTCACCGAGTTGATTGTCGGCGGTGTGTCGGTCTGTAAGCCGCTTGAGTGTACGGTTGCTGACAATCTGATTGTTGTTGGAGACGCTGCACGTCTGTCTGATCCGATTACGGGCGGCGGTATCTATAATGCGATGTACACCGGAAACCTTGCCGGAAATATTGCGGCAACTGCGATTAAGAACGGCGATACCTCCAAGAAAGCGCTGATGATCTATGATAAGACCTGGCGCAATGGTCCGGTCGGTACGACGCTTGCCCGCAACTATGCGGTGAAGGAGTCGTTCATCAAGATGGATGACAAGAAACTGAACTCGATTGTTCACTCGATGTCGGATCTGAAGATTGATGATCTGAGCGTGAAAAAGCTGGTGCTTGCTATCTTCAAGGCAAATCCGTGGCTGGCTCTTGAGCTGCCGCATCTGTTGAAAGCACTCTAA
- a CDS encoding 4Fe-4S binding protein: MINIRRDVCGYCGACVSVCPQGSLELIDAYLTVDTETCKDKCKICSTVCPLGAIEWVEK; the protein is encoded by the coding sequence ATGATCAATATTCGTAGAGACGTTTGCGGCTACTGCGGTGCATGTGTGTCCGTGTGTCCGCAGGGTTCGCTTGAACTCATTGACGCATACCTGACTGTTGATACCGAGACCTGCAAAGACAAATGCAAAATCTGTTCGACCGTCTGTCCTCTTGGTGCTATTGAATGGGTGGAGAAATGA
- a CDS encoding inorganic phosphate transporter, translating into MDANTIIIILGIVIALAFNFSNGRNDASNTIATVIATRALAPRTAILIASVCCLAGPFIFSTAVAKTIGKGIIDPGIFTPVLLFIGLIGSVLWVNSCSQYGIPVSSSHALVGGLIGVGLAAGGVSAVFWPDPTMTTWTIIYLAAGALVGGLIMTLVAFLAHDKIKTFAILGACAGAIIAIPLLMILDLFVIKGLLAILLFICVSPALGLIVSYFFTTILTKIMANSRHPSKMNKWFQRAQIVGSGFQAMSLGGNDAQNAMGIIMAILIAAGFIAADGELPLWVIILSALAISLGILSGGWKVIKKMGTGITKIRPYQGFSASMSGGLVLSFMTMFGVPVSTTHVATGTIMGTGVTRGTGAVRWGAVRQMITAWVLTIPAAAAVSGICYVVAQAIFGF; encoded by the coding sequence ATGGATGCCAACACCATAATCATCATCCTCGGCATTGTGATCGCACTCGCGTTCAACTTCTCGAACGGACGAAACGACGCATCAAACACCATAGCAACCGTCATAGCAACGCGTGCACTCGCACCAAGGACCGCGATTCTTATCGCATCAGTCTGTTGTCTTGCAGGTCCCTTCATTTTCTCAACCGCAGTTGCAAAAACGATTGGTAAGGGTATTATTGACCCGGGAATTTTCACACCTGTTTTACTTTTCATCGGACTTATTGGATCAGTGCTCTGGGTTAACTCCTGCTCTCAGTACGGCATTCCGGTCTCTTCATCCCATGCGCTTGTCGGCGGACTGATCGGTGTCGGCCTTGCCGCTGGCGGAGTCTCTGCGGTCTTCTGGCCTGACCCGACCATGACCACATGGACGATCATCTATCTTGCCGCAGGCGCTCTGGTCGGCGGACTTATCATGACGCTCGTCGCTTTCCTCGCCCATGACAAAATCAAAACCTTTGCAATCCTTGGCGCATGCGCCGGCGCGATCATTGCAATACCGCTCCTTATGATCCTCGACCTGTTCGTGATCAAAGGCCTGCTTGCAATTCTTCTCTTCATCTGTGTCTCGCCCGCGCTCGGTCTGATCGTATCCTACTTTTTCACCACCATTCTCACTAAAATCATGGCAAACAGCCGCCACCCGTCCAAGATGAACAAATGGTTCCAGCGTGCACAGATTGTCGGCTCAGGATTTCAGGCAATGAGTCTTGGAGGAAACGATGCCCAGAATGCCATGGGTATCATCATGGCAATTCTGATCGCCGCAGGATTCATTGCCGCGGACGGCGAACTGCCGTTATGGGTAATCATCCTCTCGGCTCTGGCAATATCGCTTGGTATTCTCTCGGGAGGATGGAAGGTTATCAAAAAAATGGGTACCGGCATCACAAAGATTCGCCCCTATCAGGGATTTTCGGCATCGATGTCCGGCGGTCTTGTGCTGTCGTTTATGACCATGTTCGGTGTTCCGGTTTCAACCACCCATGTTGCAACGGGAACTATCATGGGAACAGGCGTGACCCGCGGGACCGGAGCGGTGCGATGGGGAGCAGTCCGTCAGATGATAACCGCCTGGGTTCTAACCATTCCTGCAGCAGCAGCAGTCTCTGGAATCTGCTATGTTGTTGCTCAGGCAATCTTCGGATTTTAA
- a CDS encoding DUF47 domain-containing protein, translating to MGLKSWVVPQDKIFFELFEEQAEIVCEAADHLQTIFTDYTDIPEKYRQMKDLEHRGDAMAHRVYEELNRTFITPIEPEEISRLATALDDVIDFIDSGTNMLLIYEIEQPDEFMVEFASVIRQAAEEIRTGVAGLRTLNDPETITGCCIEINRLENQADDILSKALQNLFKTKDPVRIIKLKDIYEHFEIATDKCEDVADVFASILIRHT from the coding sequence ATGGGGTTGAAAAGCTGGGTTGTCCCGCAGGATAAAATCTTTTTTGAGCTCTTCGAAGAACAGGCGGAAATCGTCTGCGAAGCAGCTGATCATCTACAGACAATTTTCACCGACTATACCGACATTCCGGAAAAATACCGGCAAATGAAGGATCTCGAACACCGTGGCGACGCAATGGCGCACCGTGTCTACGAGGAACTGAACCGCACCTTCATCACCCCAATCGAACCTGAAGAGATCTCCCGTCTTGCAACAGCCCTTGATGACGTAATCGACTTCATCGACTCGGGAACCAACATGCTCCTGATCTATGAGATCGAACAGCCGGACGAGTTCATGGTAGAGTTCGCCTCGGTCATCCGTCAGGCAGCCGAAGAGATCAGAACCGGTGTCGCCGGACTTCGCACACTCAATGACCCGGAAACCATCACAGGATGCTGTATTGAGATCAACAGATTAGAAAATCAGGCTGACGACATCCTGTCCAAAGCCCTCCAGAATCTGTTCAAGACAAAAGACCCTGTTCGAATCATCAAACTCAAAGACATCTACGAACACTTTGAGATCGCGACCGACAAATGCGAAGACGTTGCTGACGTTTTCGCCTCGATTCTCATCCGCCACACGTGA
- a CDS encoding DNA-3-methyladenine glycosylase 2 family protein produces MTMQYFSYGEKEIAVLAAEDPVLGAAMDRLGRPERVIFPDLFSALIRSVVGQQISTKAADTIWGRMEDAYGDDITPEVITRAGADEIQQFGMSKKKAGYICGIADAVVTKKVDISSFREKSNEEIIKELTILPGVGVWTAEMMLLLSLERPDVVSWNDLGIRRGMMRLYNLSSLSRNEFEILRSRYSPYGSVASIYLWEIAHIDSW; encoded by the coding sequence ATGACCATGCAGTACTTTTCGTACGGAGAAAAAGAGATTGCCGTACTTGCGGCAGAGGATCCGGTACTCGGAGCTGCAATGGACCGGCTCGGACGCCCCGAACGCGTGATTTTTCCGGATCTGTTTTCTGCTTTGATCAGAAGTGTTGTCGGTCAGCAAATTTCAACCAAAGCCGCTGATACCATCTGGGGCAGGATGGAGGATGCGTACGGCGATGACATCACTCCTGAAGTGATTACCCGTGCCGGAGCTGATGAGATACAGCAGTTTGGCATGTCAAAGAAAAAAGCAGGTTACATCTGCGGTATTGCTGATGCAGTCGTCACCAAAAAAGTTGACATATCCTCTTTTAGAGAAAAAAGCAATGAAGAGATCATCAAAGAGCTGACCATACTGCCCGGAGTCGGGGTGTGGACTGCGGAGATGATGCTCCTTCTTTCACTGGAACGACCTGACGTGGTAAGCTGGAATGATCTTGGGATCCGGAGAGGAATGATGCGGCTGTATAACCTTTCATCTCTGTCGAGAAATGAGTTTGAAATTTTACGCAGTCGTTACTCACCGTACGGGAGTGTTGCCTCCATCTATTTATGGGAGATAGCACACATTGATTCTTGGTAA
- a CDS encoding pyridoxamine 5'-phosphate oxidase family protein, which translates to MRPMRRKASQLSDADTRDILQNGVWGTLATVDGDGQPYAVPLNYVLVDTTLYIHSAHEGHKIDNLRECPKVSFAVVASEKMLADKFDTQYRSAILFGTARLVTDPEEKQAALEALMNKYSASFHDKAMEYIRKNSDRTTVAAINVVHATGKEGK; encoded by the coding sequence ATGAGACCGATGCGGCGCAAAGCCTCACAGCTTTCAGATGCTGATACCAGAGATATTCTCCAAAACGGAGTCTGGGGGACGCTTGCCACCGTGGACGGTGACGGGCAGCCGTATGCGGTTCCGCTCAATTATGTTCTTGTCGATACCACCCTCTACATTCACTCGGCTCACGAGGGACACAAAATCGATAATCTTCGGGAGTGTCCGAAGGTGTCATTTGCCGTAGTTGCGTCAGAAAAGATGCTTGCAGATAAATTTGATACCCAGTACCGGTCTGCCATACTTTTCGGCACCGCCAGGCTCGTGACCGACCCTGAGGAAAAACAGGCTGCACTGGAGGCGCTGATGAATAAGTACTCTGCTTCGTTTCATGACAAGGCCATGGAGTACATCCGGAAAAACAGTGACCGGACAACGGTTGCTGCGATCAACGTGGTTCACGCGACCGGCAAGGAAGGAAAGTAG
- a CDS encoding NAD(P)/FAD-dependent oxidoreductase gives MIISGAGAAGCVAAKILVDAGYSVLVAEKMSLLREKSCNGILIRKAVAIAEDVFGQIPQAVRCDPQINMGYTLQNERHVMFTIDGLGMNVWRNLFDYWMAVETDEAGAEIRENTEIIGFRNEGDHVVVSLQNEIVTEEKGRVLVGCDGVVSAVRQILRNEKRESIVTYQTYSTGSIDLDPNYFHAYLQPEFSEHAAWCCIKDEFVIVAVSAKDQSMLPEYYQRFKEYLVRELGAEFGDLEREEYGLLPSVTPTDMGEDRIFLAGDAANFLSPVCEGIAPAFVSASAFAEAYKRVCTPGNNPDTALLRNAYENNLASSKEFMRRQWTMLGHASPKFSYITNV, from the coding sequence GTGATCATCTCAGGAGCCGGGGCGGCGGGATGTGTTGCGGCAAAGATACTGGTTGATGCCGGATACTCGGTGCTGGTCGCAGAAAAGATGTCTTTACTGCGGGAAAAGTCCTGCAACGGAATTTTGATCAGAAAAGCGGTGGCAATTGCTGAGGATGTGTTTGGTCAAATTCCGCAGGCGGTCCGATGCGATCCCCAGATCAATATGGGGTATACCCTGCAGAACGAACGGCATGTGATGTTTACGATTGACGGGCTTGGGATGAATGTCTGGCGTAATCTTTTTGATTACTGGATGGCTGTTGAGACGGATGAAGCGGGAGCCGAGATCAGGGAGAATACGGAAATAATCGGATTTCGCAATGAAGGGGATCATGTTGTGGTGAGTCTGCAAAACGAAATCGTTACAGAGGAGAAGGGGCGTGTTCTTGTCGGATGCGACGGGGTGGTGAGTGCTGTCCGACAGATACTGCGGAACGAAAAAAGAGAGTCTATTGTAACGTATCAAACCTACAGTACGGGTTCAATCGATCTGGATCCAAACTATTTTCATGCCTATCTTCAGCCTGAGTTTTCCGAGCATGCGGCATGGTGCTGTATAAAGGATGAGTTTGTAATTGTGGCAGTGAGCGCGAAGGATCAGTCGATGCTGCCTGAGTATTACCAGAGGTTTAAGGAGTATCTGGTCAGGGAGCTTGGTGCAGAGTTTGGGGATCTGGAGCGGGAGGAGTACGGGCTGCTTCCGTCGGTGACCCCAACTGATATGGGAGAGGACAGAATTTTTCTTGCAGGGGACGCGGCAAATTTTCTGAGTCCGGTCTGCGAAGGGATTGCTCCGGCGTTTGTGAGTGCGTCTGCGTTTGCGGAGGCGTATAAGAGAGTCTGCACGCCGGGAAATAATCCTGACACTGCCCTGCTGAGGAACGCATATGAGAATAATCTTGCATCAAGCAAGGAGTTCATGCGCCGGCAGTGGACGATGCTCGGACATGCGTCGCCGAAGTTTTCGTATATCACCAATGTCTGA
- a CDS encoding bifunctional 5,6,7,8-tetrahydromethanopterin hydro-lyase/3-hexulose-6-phosphate synthase has product MFLIGEALVGDGAELAHIDLMIGDKMGPVGTAFANGLTQLSAGHTPLLGVIRPNLLPKPAVLIVPKVTLKHTEQVTQIFGPAQAAVSKAVADALEDGVFTGMDVDEVVIVASVFISPDAKDFNKLYRFNYGATRLALSRALDKFPDTATVLKEKDRAAHGVMGFKVQRLWNPPYLQVAMDLVDMRQVERVLREVPQNDHVIFEAGTPLIKQFGLNVIGEIRKIRPNCFIVADLKTLDTGNLEARMVSNAGGDAAVVSGLAPVETIAAFIKEAKKCGIYAIIDMLNVDEPAKLIESLAKMGGAALLPQYVEMHRAIDKEASGEYSWGDIKKIKAVAAKYNAKILVATAGGIRVPVVKKALTAGADVVVVGRAITASKDIKNAAESFLAELDSEEIDQFRVMTDF; this is encoded by the coding sequence ATGTTTTTGATTGGCGAAGCACTCGTTGGCGATGGGGCAGAACTAGCCCACATCGACCTCATGATCGGCGACAAAATGGGCCCGGTCGGAACGGCATTTGCAAACGGCCTGACCCAGCTTTCCGCAGGTCACACCCCGCTTCTCGGCGTTATCCGCCCGAACCTCCTCCCAAAACCGGCAGTCCTGATTGTGCCAAAAGTTACCCTTAAGCACACCGAACAGGTTACCCAGATCTTTGGCCCTGCACAGGCAGCAGTTTCCAAGGCTGTTGCCGATGCACTTGAAGACGGTGTCTTCACCGGCATGGACGTGGACGAGGTTGTTATTGTTGCAAGTGTTTTCATCTCTCCTGATGCAAAAGACTTCAACAAACTCTACCGCTTCAACTATGGTGCAACCCGCCTCGCACTTTCCCGTGCACTCGACAAGTTCCCGGACACCGCAACTGTCCTGAAGGAAAAAGACCGTGCAGCCCACGGTGTTATGGGATTCAAAGTTCAGCGGCTCTGGAACCCGCCCTACCTCCAGGTCGCCATGGACCTTGTCGATATGAGACAGGTGGAGCGTGTACTGCGTGAGGTTCCGCAGAACGATCACGTCATCTTTGAAGCAGGAACTCCGCTCATCAAACAGTTCGGCTTAAACGTCATCGGCGAAATTCGCAAGATCCGCCCGAACTGTTTCATCGTTGCAGACTTAAAGACCCTTGACACCGGCAACCTTGAAGCACGCATGGTGTCCAACGCAGGCGGCGACGCAGCAGTGGTATCAGGTCTTGCTCCGGTTGAGACGATTGCCGCATTCATTAAAGAAGCAAAGAAGTGCGGAATTTATGCAATCATCGACATGCTGAATGTTGACGAGCCGGCAAAGCTGATCGAAAGCCTTGCAAAGATGGGCGGCGCAGCACTTCTCCCGCAGTATGTTGAGATGCACCGTGCAATCGACAAGGAAGCAAGCGGCGAGTACAGCTGGGGCGACATCAAGAAGATCAAGGCAGTCGCAGCAAAGTACAATGCAAAGATCCTTGTTGCAACCGCAGGTGGTATCCGTGTGCCGGTTGTAAAGAAGGCACTCACCGCAGGTGCGGATGTTGTTGTTGTCGGCCGCGCAATCACGGCAAGCAAAGACATCAAGAACGCGGCCGAGTCCTTCCTTGCAGAGCTTGACTCTGAAGAGATCGACCAGTTCCGTGTGATGACCGATTTCTAA